The Helianthus annuus cultivar XRQ/B chromosome 15, HanXRQr2.0-SUNRISE, whole genome shotgun sequence genomic sequence TCCTTTTCTCTACCAATGTGGTCACATAAGCCAAGCATAAAGTGTTTATGAGTGCGCCCACAAAGACCCAACGGCCACCTAGGTTCCAACCAAAGATGGCTAGTCCCCACCACCAAAGTTGCTCACCAAAATAGTTTGGGTGCCTAGAATAGTACCACAAGCCTTCATCAAGATTGGGCACCATAGCCTTTCCTTCCTCTTTTAACTTCTCATTCTTGCTCACAAATGTGTGAAGTTGGGTGTCCGCGAAATAGGCGTAGACGATGCCACAAACGCACACAACTAATGCGATTACGTCCCATATGTTTAGTGGCTTGTTCACCGAGTGAACGATGTACAAGGGTAGACATACACCAAATAGAAATACCTGGTTTACAAAATTGTAAATTGTTTACTGGATTTATCAAAGAGAAGTGATTAAATCCGCAAGAATAAGATAttgtatatgtattttttttaaataagggTGACACCAACATAACACGAAATATGTAGGTTACGACTTACTCTAAACGGTACTCGTGTGTTTCAAGTCAAACCCATTAACACGTTTACCTAAATGGATTGTGTTCAGGTTGACgcatttaattataaaaaaacaaagCGTTTTGTGTTATAGCTTAAACTAATTGGGCATTTTAcgcaaaaataaaaaataaaataaaataaaataaatagaaaTGGACATTAGCTTTAAAGTTTAAAGGTATACTTTTATATACATTTGTAATTTTAGAGTGTTAATAtggaaaaaataataatattaatttttCGGTTAAACAAGCCGTATTGGAGTTGAACTACCAAAACTCTTTTCGTGTTCAGGTTTATGCGCATGACACGATTTTCATGTTTGTGCTGGTTCAGTTGTTATCCATAAACCCGTTAACACGACCCATATAACACCCCTTTTAACATCGTAATATATTATCTCCAGTTAAAATCTTGTTAACATTCCATTTACTTAAACATGAGGTATAACTTCTTAAACCAAACAATCAATGGAGATCAATATACCTGTTGAATGAGGTAAACACCGAAGAACGAAACCCACCACCAGTTTTGACCATGTTGCTGAGCCATATCAGTGAACCTCCAATCTTCTCTGGCACCCCATTGCCATTTTTCCCGACGAAAATAGTTATGGGTCAGTCTGATAGCCCAAACCCATGTCAAAACCACCACCACCGTTGACCGCCACAAGTTGTATTCGGCGTCAGGGTGACTCCCAAAGTAATGCACCAACAACACCGGAATCACCGTCCAGTACAGATCTATCATCTGTATATATGATAAACCATCAAGCACTAGTAGATCTTTGGAAAAAAGATACTAAACAACATTAACTAGAaactgtttgatgaaatgtctaaatgaAAAGTAATTGACGAGTAGCCCTGTTTAAAAAGTTTGTGGCTCGTTGCTAGCTTGAAATCCGCTTTGTTTGTATACTAGCGAATTGAGTCAGATCAGTTTGTATGTAATGAGCTGAGCTCAAGTTAAAATAAGCTCGACTCGTTGGCTCATTTAGCTGGCTTGTTAGCTATTTTAAATTAAAGCCTAAGTTTTAACTTATTAACATATTATATAAATTAAACTAAAACATATATTAATCATAAATTATGTACTTTATTAAGTTTGCATTATGTGCATGTTAAAACAgcatttttttgttttaatatataatatgtgcAACTATAAAATTAACTTTTTTTAATAAAAGAGCTTGCTCGAACTTTTTAAGAGCCGAGCCAAGTCAAGCTCGGGCTTAACATTTCAGTTCGTTAAGATAATTAGATAAATGACTTGGCTTAGCTCGGCTTGGTTTGTGAACGAACCAGCTCAGCTCAGCTCAGCTCGGCTGTGTTTGTAAACAAGCCAAGCCCGAGCCCAACCTAGCTCGGCTTGGCTCGTTAACAGTCTGGGATACTTAAACGTCTAACAATGATAAGTGATAAGATATGATCAAACGTAGATCGGAAACTTTACCCAATTGCTGGATTGGAGGAGGCTAATGAGCCAGAAACCGACATCGATGTTGAGGAAAAAGAGGGTGTTGGCTAAGATCAAAGGGTGGTTATAGCACCAGTTCCAGAGAGGGGATAGAAGATGATGAGTTTGGTGGTGGTTTAGGAAGTAGATGTAGAAGATGATTGAAGGGAGAGGAGCCATGAATGCAATCAAAGCATTCTTCAAAGCCATGTTTGATTCACCTAAGAACAAAAGCTTGATGAATGAATAGAATGCATGTTTAGTGTTGTATATATACTATTAGTAGGCACTTGTTCTCTTTGTGTGTTGTCATGTTGTGTTCATCACAAGTTGCCCACGGTTGAAAGTTAAGTTCTTTTTATGGGTCACTTTTATGGCTTTTTAATGCTATATATTTTGGAAAAAAGAAAGGATTTATCAATCATATGTTTACCTCTAGATTTCATATCTCAAATTCAAAGTTCCATATTTACCCAAATAAAATtgtataaaacaatatttactaaTTTTGAAAGATAAACACTTATACATTTTGCTTTAAAAGTGTGGGAACGTATCTTTCCCATCCTTAGACCTTTttcaataataaaataaataatgagAGATAAGCGAAGAGAGAGGATGCAATATGAGTGGGAGTATAACACTAAGCGAGATTCAAAATGTTGTACTGTGTAGAGGTGGGGAGGTGTTCCTGATACCGATACCGCATGCCACATCATCCATCCTAATTCATCCCAATTGCATTCCGTGTAGGGGCTGACCCATCAACCGACGTCCATGAAAGgaacaaaaatgtgtttttttataCGCTAAAATTCCAATCACCGCCACCCACCCAATTTAATTTTGGTTAAATCTCCTGATCCATCAACTTCGTGTACCCTACCTACATGAGACATATATAACTGCTTACCTCACACTCTTTAACTTTTTTTACGGCTTAAATTACACCAAATCTGCCTTCAGATGCTCGAACCCTTGACTTCAAGAGGAGCAATATCTTAACTCTAATAATTTTGTCAATTAGACCCAACCGTCCACCCACCTAACACTCTTCAGCTATAATATATATGTTTGATTTAAGTcatttaatttataaaaataagaagATCAATGTTTGAAAAAAAGGGCAGGCATTTGGTCAACCCTTAATATGTTTTTGATGATCATCTAAATCAACCGGTGTAGGCTTTTAGCAAGTAAAGGTTAAAGATGTTGCGCAGAAAGCAGTTATCATGCGTAATGATAATTTAAGGATGTAATGGTGCTGCTAATCATCACACCCCTTATCTCTCTCACATGCACAGCCAGTGGTACAATtgctttcttttatttaattaactaGTTTGCATATGACTTCTTGTGACTCATTTCACGTAAATAATTATGCATTTGTGTATATTAACCAGCGTTTTTTGAAAGCAAAACCAGACCCATTAAAATAGGAAGAGTCGGTGTCCAATGGCGGACCCATGaaatattttcaaggggtgcggatgaggtgtttaaccaaattttcaaggggtgcagaCGGGATTTTGCCCTATAAAATATACTAAATATTTTTATTCAAGGGGGCCCAGCCCCCTTACTAGGTCCGCCCCTGTCGGTGTCCGTGGTTCGTTTAGGAGCCAACCAAATAAACCGCATAAACCAAACAAAATGGTGGAAAACCCTGCTGAAACGTACGAGACACCAACTTAACAACTGATTGGACAGTTGGTTAAGTTTTCATATTTATTAGAAGAGCTAGCTTACACACCATCTAAACCTACtcttaaatataaatatattctAATGTCCACCATCTAAACCAAGGGCGCAACTttgtgggggcgggagggggcgacCGACCGTCCGAACTTTTCACTCAGTAATGAAGAGTATATAGTTttcgtatataaatttttgggtatatacgttttcgaccccccggttttatagaaattttttagtatatacgttttcgacccccgatCGGAAATTTCAAGTTTCACCACTGATCTAAACCTACTTTCGAATATAAATATACTCCAATGTCCACCACAGTAACAACAGGACTCTTAACCAATTGGAGAGATACACATTTACTACATATCTTGATACCACTAGACTACAACCGTCTCAAAAAAAATAGTGTGGTGATAAGGTGACTCCTCTATATTATAGTGGCAGAGGGTTCAAATTCTGCGAGGATTATATTAGGAGAATGTTACTTTGCGGttcaagaaagaaaaaaaaatatataatacaaaCCCTTTCGTAATTGGTTAAAGTGTTGAACAAATGGTCCCCTACTATACGGCCACAGCTAAGACTAAAGAGCCAAGAATCAACGCACACATCATATCTGGCCCTTTTTTATGCTTTTCTGTTTTGCTCTATTTGGAGGATTTGTTTGTAAAGAGGCTACACAAGTTGTGGACCATGAGATTACGGATGCAAATCGAATCATTGTTATCATttcaaattgttttttttattccTCAGTTCGCATATAATATTTTAGCTACTATTTATGATACGTGATATAATTGATATATATTATTAGGAAATTTTCAAaatgaacaaaatatatttatttaaatttcGGGTTAATTGTTATGATACTATTAGGCCAGACGGAGTGCTTCCTATCCCGCAACTTCCTTTCCTATACCGTTGCTCTTCTCCAATTCGGGGTGGAAATCCCACTAGAGCACTTCTCCCCATCCCGTGATATCACCACATCAACTTCCACCTCTCTCCTCCTGCCCTGCTTCATCTTTTGATCACTTTGTTAGAATGTTGGTGTGATTTAGCTTGTCCCCCCACACATAAATCCCAAAGTGGTATTGTATATGACCCTTACGTTGTGTGTTGTGTCCGTGTACTATGGCATACTTTGCACTTCACATCGCTCTATAAAGTTGACGCCCTGCTTGCggtgtatgcatataatgtatatatgtgtgggccctcatggggcaaaagtgaaattgcactaattttaacgttgttttactaatttcgtgaaaataacgttaaaagcggcttAGTGGCGGACGactaatcatgcatcatgtggtggcgttgatagccgaaagacaatgGGGTACATGCACAAATCGGcctttgtcccgattgttgagtgttatgtgtctcatgtccaagacttgatacaaaactactattgagtcgggggtctcattggaagcagcctctctattcatATTGTTAACTTACTCAAATATTCCTATCAAGAATTATCCAGGAAAAAGTGATATTGtatatatatgaaaaaaataCAGATAGAAAATGTTTGGGTTGAAAATTGAATTCAGGTTGAACCTAATAAGGACCAAATCCGAATAAGCGATAAATATCAAAGTAGGTGTTCGACAAACCAAAATTCAAACATTTAGACCAAATCCGATATGAATATGTATT encodes the following:
- the LOC110911679 gene encoding uncharacterized protein C594.04c: MALKNALIAFMAPLPSIIFYIYFLNHHQTHHLLSPLWNWCYNHPLILANTLFFLNIDVGFWLISLLQSSNWMIDLYWTVIPVLLVHYFGSHPDAEYNLWRSTVVVVLTWVWAIRLTHNYFRREKWQWGAREDWRFTDMAQQHGQNWWWVSFFGVYLIQQVFLFGVCLPLYIVHSVNKPLNIWDVIALVVCVCGIVYAYFADTQLHTFVSKNEKLKEEGKAMVPNLDEGLWYYSRHPNYFGEQLWWWGLAIFGWNLGGRWVFVGALINTLCLAYVTTLVEKRMLKQEYRVDAYKMYQETTSVWVPWFKSSPKLLPKEKDS